In Dromiciops gliroides isolate mDroGli1 chromosome 5, mDroGli1.pri, whole genome shotgun sequence, the following are encoded in one genomic region:
- the CCDC59 gene encoding thyroid transcription factor 1-associated protein 26: MTHFAPRRRLGPESRNMAPAKAALGVRAGGPQAQGAPDGRLGFKKNRQQQQRTWRANSRNVFSGSVREGQGFAFQRKQKIQQQYKKLLRKEKKAQISKDSQFTERYPEHLKHLYLAEEEMLRRQHKKEEQHLPEEECSTAVNPIIPPKRNKKKTSNQKAKEEYEMVQAKRAAKKQEFLKRKQEREEAQERYKKKKMEAYKILSKRTKKGQPNLNLQMEYLLKKIQEKT, encoded by the exons ATGACGCACTTCGCTCCGCGACGCCGGCTGGGCCCAGAGAGCAGGAACATGGCCCCGGCGAAGGCTGCTCTGGGTGTGCGGGCCGGAGGGCCTCAGGCGCAGGGTGCGCCGGACGGACGCCTCGGATTCAAGAAGAATCGGCAGCAACAGCAGCGGACATGGCGGGCGAACTCACGGAATGTTTTCTCCGGCAGCGTCCGCGAGG GACAAGGATTTGCatttcagagaaagcaaaagattCAGCAACAGTACAAGAAATtgctaaggaaagaaaaaaaggcacaaaTTTCAAAAGATTCTCAGTTTACAGAAAGATATCCAGAGCATTTAAAACATCTGTATTTAGCTGAAGAAGAAATGCTcaggagacaacataaaaaagaagaacaaCATTTGCCAGAAGAAGAATGTAGCACAGCAGTGAA cCCTATTATCcctccaaaaagaaataagaaaaaaacatcaaaccaaaaggcaaaagaagaatATGAAATGGTACAAGCCAAGCGTGCTGCTAAGAAACAG GAGTTtttgaaaagaaagcaagaaagagaagaagcacAAGAACgctataaaaagaagaaaatggaagcatATAAAATATTGAGCAAAAGGACTAAAAAAGGCCAACCAAACCTGAACTTACAAATGGAGTATCTTCTAAAGAAAATACAAGAGAAAACATAA